A single window of Pontibacillus chungwhensis DNA harbors:
- the yabQ gene encoding spore cortex biosynthesis protein YabQ, whose amino-acid sequence MSLDTQFITMLIMFSSGVYLGMVMDTFKRFEPLWKPNVVMRYSFEILFWILQGLVLFYFLFLANQGELRLYIVLAVVCGYAAYQALFRTTYKKVLERLIKIVAGLIRFLTRLVTVFIVRPIRFLIFTIVKLILLLWTTSLAILFFLLKIILYPFQLIGRITWKLVPKNAKKYLLDVAGFYSKIKNIILKWREFIQQKRR is encoded by the coding sequence ATGAGTTTAGATACTCAATTTATTACAATGCTCATCATGTTTAGTAGTGGCGTCTACTTGGGTATGGTTATGGATACATTTAAAAGATTCGAACCCTTGTGGAAGCCGAACGTCGTCATGAGGTATTCGTTTGAAATTTTATTCTGGATTCTTCAAGGTTTGGTCTTGTTTTATTTTCTATTTTTAGCGAACCAAGGGGAATTACGTCTATATATTGTGCTGGCTGTGGTGTGCGGTTATGCTGCATACCAGGCCTTATTTAGGACAACCTATAAAAAAGTATTAGAGAGGTTAATCAAGATTGTTGCAGGGCTGATTCGTTTCCTCACGCGTCTTGTGACCGTTTTTATTGTTCGTCCTATCCGTTTTCTAATATTCACGATTGTGAAGCTAATTCTCCTTCTATGGACAACCTCGCTAGCCATTCTTTTCTTTTTACTAAAAATTATACTATATCCATTTCAGCTAATCGGGCGCATAACGTGGAAGCTTGTGCCGAAAAATGCGAAAAAATACTTACTAGACGTAGCAGGGTTTTATAGTAAAATAAAGAATATAATACTAAAATGGCGGGAATTTATCCAGCAAAAAAGGAGGTAG
- a CDS encoding STAS domain-containing protein, with protein sequence MKEWMEEHIVKRLLEDAINHTRVGVTITDPDQSDNPIIYANKGFESITGYRNDEIIGRNCRFLQGEQTDQARIAQLKHAIANKESVSITLKNYKKDGETFWNELHIDPVYVEEESKHFFIGIQRDVTDKKRAEEDLTKSLNEITALSTPIVPLTDEISVLPLIGNMDGERLAIISDNIAEKMASLKHRKLIVELSGLIDFDEEVIHGIYRLHHLLQLLGTELMIAGISADFASKAARMGILVDDIKSYATVKDALRNLQTSL encoded by the coding sequence GTGAAGGAATGGATGGAAGAACATATAGTAAAGAGGTTGTTAGAAGATGCGATCAATCACACTCGAGTAGGTGTTACGATAACAGATCCAGACCAATCGGATAACCCGATTATTTATGCTAATAAAGGTTTTGAATCTATTACAGGATATCGCAATGATGAAATCATAGGGCGTAACTGTAGGTTTCTTCAAGGCGAACAGACAGATCAGGCAAGGATAGCTCAGTTAAAGCATGCCATTGCCAATAAAGAATCCGTTTCTATAACGCTCAAGAATTATAAGAAAGATGGAGAAACCTTCTGGAATGAACTACATATTGATCCAGTTTACGTAGAAGAAGAGAGTAAACATTTTTTTATTGGGATCCAACGAGATGTAACGGACAAGAAAAGGGCAGAAGAGGACTTAACAAAATCCTTAAACGAGATAACAGCTCTCTCTACACCGATTGTTCCTTTAACAGATGAGATCTCGGTTTTACCTTTGATCGGCAATATGGACGGGGAACGGCTTGCTATCATATCTGACAATATTGCAGAGAAGATGGCCTCTCTAAAACACCGTAAGTTGATTGTAGAATTATCAGGGTTAATCGATTTTGACGAAGAAGTTATTCACGGAATTTATAGATTGCATCATTTATTGCAACTTCTAGGTACGGAATTAATGATTGCTGGAATATCCGCTGACTTTGCAAGTAAAGCAGCTAGAATGGGGATCCTTGTAGATGATATTAAATCCTATGCCACGGTCAAGGATGCTTTAAGGAATTTACAAACCTCTCTATAA
- a CDS encoding FtsB family cell division protein, which produces MQNQRDSVAKIDSGYVKQYDAHVERQNKKKKRLIRRLALFVIATLLLFGGLLTYHIQQRSLYADKQAKYEELQEEMNLLEKQEKDFKEEIKLLNDEEYVLQIARTNYFFSKEGEIIFKIPDNGPSY; this is translated from the coding sequence GTGCAGAATCAACGTGACTCAGTGGCAAAGATTGATTCGGGATATGTAAAGCAGTATGATGCGCACGTAGAGCGTCAAAACAAGAAAAAGAAGCGGCTGATTCGCCGATTAGCCTTGTTTGTGATCGCCACCCTTCTGTTATTTGGTGGATTACTGACTTACCATATTCAACAACGAAGTCTTTATGCTGATAAACAGGCTAAATATGAAGAATTACAAGAAGAGATGAACCTATTAGAGAAGCAGGAAAAAGATTTTAAAGAAGAAATAAAGCTTTTAAATGATGAAGAGTACGTTTTACAAATCGCAAGAACGAACTATTTCTTCTCAAAAGAAGGCGAAATTATCTTTAAAATCCCTGATAATGGTCCCTCTTATTGA
- a CDS encoding S1 domain-containing RNA-binding protein: MSIEVGSKLQGKVTGITNFGAFVELPNGSTGLVHISEVADNYVKDINDHLSEGDQVEVKVINVEKDGKIGLSIKKAKDNYKGDRERRSNNHNKGGGKGKGNKGNQRPENFDSLMNRFLKDSDEKLASLKKHTESKRGGRGAKRG; encoded by the coding sequence ATGTCAATTGAAGTAGGCAGCAAGTTGCAGGGCAAGGTAACAGGTATCACTAATTTTGGAGCATTCGTTGAACTACCTAATGGTTCAACAGGCTTGGTTCATATTAGTGAGGTTGCTGATAATTATGTAAAAGACATTAATGATCACTTAAGTGAAGGCGACCAGGTAGAAGTGAAAGTGATTAATGTAGAAAAAGACGGTAAGATTGGCTTGTCTATTAAGAAAGCGAAGGACAACTACAAAGGTGACCGCGAACGTCGCAGTAATAACCATAATAAAGGCGGCGGAAAAGGCAAAGGAAACAAAGGCAACCAGCGCCCTGAGAATTTTGATTCGTTAATGAATCGTTTCCTTAAAGATAGTGATGAAAAACTCGCATCTTTAAAAAAGCACACGGAATCGAAACGTGGAGGTCGAGGTGCTAAACGAGGCTAA
- the yabP gene encoding sporulation protein YabP, with amino-acid sequence MNNRRNLEITGVKEVDSFDAEEFLLQTNMGYLVVRGQNLQMKNLDVEQGIVSIKGKVYELSYLDEQQQEKAKGFFSKMFK; translated from the coding sequence ATGAATAATAGACGCAATCTGGAAATCACGGGAGTAAAAGAAGTCGATAGCTTTGATGCTGAAGAATTTTTGTTGCAGACCAATATGGGGTATTTAGTGGTTCGGGGCCAGAATCTACAGATGAAGAACTTAGATGTAGAGCAAGGGATCGTCTCTATTAAGGGAAAGGTGTATGAGCTCTCCTATTTGGATGAACAGCAACAGGAGAAAGCTAAAGGATTCTTTAGCAAAATGTTCAAATGA
- a CDS encoding RNA-binding S4 domain-containing protein, with amino-acid sequence MRLDKFLKISRLIKRRTLAKEVADQGRIQLNGNTAKASTDVSIGDELSIRFGQKQLTLEVTSLRENVKKDEASSLYKIISEQEV; translated from the coding sequence ATGAGACTAGATAAATTTCTAAAAATATCTCGTTTGATTAAACGTCGTACTTTGGCGAAAGAAGTGGCAGATCAAGGGCGAATTCAATTAAACGGGAATACAGCAAAGGCATCTACTGATGTATCTATAGGTGATGAGCTTTCCATTCGTTTTGGACAGAAGCAATTAACATTAGAGGTGACGTCTCTACGGGAAAATGTGAAAAAAGATGAGGCATCCTCTCTCTATAAAATTATAAGTGAGCAAGAGGTTTAG